The Streptococcus oralis DNA window ATTTCTGATTTGCTTTTACTAAGACTTCATTGTAAACCCTGTTAATTTCTTGTAAATTTCCACTGTCAATCGCCATTTGCATGCTGACAAGCATCCCTGCATAGTCATGACGAAAACCTCGAATTTCATTATACAACTCCACAATTTCATCAGTATAAGTCTGTAAATGCTTTTGTTCAAATTTCTTTTGTTTTAGAGCAATCTCTTTTTCAATTTGAACCTTGTGAGAATTCATTGCAAATAAAATCAATAACAAGCAAATAAAAACAATGGTTGATAAAATACTTCCGAAGCTATTTAAATGATGAGTTGTACTTACTATATCTGAAATAAACAATAAGATATGTAAACCAAAGAAAGCAACTATTACTTTTTTTAAAAAAGGATACAGATAATCTTTATCAAAATAAGTAAGTTCTAAATGGAAATAAGTAATAATTTTTTTAATAATAAAATATGTTAGTAATAGTACTCCTAAATAAAACATCACTTCATGTTCTATCACAAAAGCATCACCTGTTATAGAGGATAGGGTTACTGATAAAAAAGTGTGTGTACTATGATATAATAAAGACAATAGTAAACTGATAAACATTCCTTTATGCTTATCATATTTCTTTAAAACTACTATAGAAGTATATAGAATAAAAGGAAATATAAACTTTTCAATCCCTAACCCAGCTAATGAAATAAAGTCAAAGAAAAATTCAGCTACAGACTGATATACAAATATACAAGCTATAAATAAATATCTTTCTTTTTTAGTTACTTTACAAATTAATTCATAGCTTATTGTTAAAATAAAAATATGAAGAATAACTATTCCAAATCCTAATAAACTCATCCTATCACCCTATAATATTACTACTTTGTCCTATTTGAAAAAAGATGTTTAAAAAAGTAAGGTAGTCTTTTATCTCCACCTCGAATCTCCTGCAATTCTGCCTCTGTTACTTCTTTAAATTGTTCCAACTTTACTGTATTTTTCATAATGAAATCTCCTGTATTATTTTTTCTTGTAAGTTAACTTACACACCTATTATACAAAATGAAGACCATGTAAGAAAAAATTCTTCCCAA harbors:
- the comD gene encoding competence system sensor histidine kinase ComD, encoding MSLLGFGIVILHIFILTISYELICKVTKKERYLFIACIFVYQSVAEFFFDFISLAGLGIEKFIFPFILYTSIVVLKKYDKHKGMFISLLLSLLYHSTHTFLSVTLSSITGDAFVIEHEVMFYLGVLLLTYFIIKKIITYFHLELTYFDKDYLYPFLKKVIVAFFGLHILLFISDIVSTTHHLNSFGSILSTIVFICLLLILFAMNSHKVQIEKEIALKQKKFEQKHLQTYTDEIVELYNEIRGFRHDYAGMLVSMQMAIDSGNLQEINRVYNEVLVKANQKLRSEKYTYFDLNNIEDSALRSLIAQSIVYARKNDVEFTLEVKDIITRLSIDLLDLVRIMSILLNNAVEGAADSYLKQMEVAVIKMDFETVIVIQNSCKITMTPSEDLFALGFSTKGRNRGLGLNNVKEILDKYDNIILETEMEDNTFRQIIRFKREFE
- the comC gene encoding competence-stimulating peptide ComC, giving the protein MKNTVKLEQFKEVTEAELQEIRGGDKRLPYFFKHLFSNRTK